The genomic region GCTCTTACGCATATCTTTACATTCTACCCCCCCCCCCCATATTTACCTTAAAGTCAAGGTAAATATTATGTAAAGTATATGTTAAATGTAAAATAATGTAACAGATTTTACATTTGCTCTCAAATCGCCCCAGTTATAGAATCTAGCGACAAAAGTGGCGGCTAGATTCTATAGATTTACAGAATCTGCAAGCCATTTTTAAGTCTGCATCATTAGCCAATGCATTAAAAAATTTTTGCTACACTGCCGCGACTATAGAGATTTTAGAACCTAAAAGGATATAGCGTGAAAAAATATGTAGTTGGAGTAGTTGGAGCAAGCGGAGCTGTGGGAGAGGAGATTTTTAAAGTCTTGGAGGAGAAAAAATTCCCGGTGGCTAAGGTCGTTCCGCTAGCAAGTGAAAGAAGTGTAGGCAAAGAGATTGAGTTTAACGCGCAAACTTATAAGATTGCTAAAACCACTCATAATGTCTTTGCAGATGAGGGGATAGAAATAGCCTTTTTTTCAGCGGGAGGAAGTGTGAGCGCGGAGTTTGCCCCTAGTGCGGCAAAGGCTGGGGCGGTGGTGATTGACAATACAAGCCACTTTCGTATGGATAATGATGTGCCTCTTGTCGTGCCTGAAGTGAATGCGGAGGATATCGCGCTATGGCGCAAGAAAGGCATTATCGCTAATCCTAATTGCTCTACTATTCAAATGGTGCATGTGCTAGCCCCCCTGCATAAGGAATTTGGTATCAAGCGAGTAGATGTAAGTACCTATCAAGCGGCAAGCGGAGCGGGCAAAAGCGGTATGGAAGAGCTTGTTATGCAAATGCAGGCGTTTTTTGCCTTTAAGCTTGATGAGGCAGAAACGAGAGTATTTCCCCACCGCCTAGCGCTTAATGTGATACCCCATATTGATATTTTTATGCCCAATGACTACACGAAAGAAGAAATGAAAATGGTCAATGAGACCAATAAAATTATGCATTCAAACTTTGCGGTGAGCGCTACATGCGTGCGTGTTCCGGTTTTGCGCAGCCATAGTGAATCTATAAGCATTTGCTTTGAACGCGAAGTGAATGCGCAAGAAGTGCGCAAGATTCTAAGTCAATCGCCTAGCGTCGTGCTGTGCGACAAACCACAGGAAAAAATGTATCCTATGCCCATAATGGTGAGCGAAACAGACCAAACTTATGTGGGGCGCGTGAGGGAGGATAATTTTGATAAGCATATTTTGCACTTATGGTGCGTAGCAGACCAAATCCGCGTAGGAGCGGCAACAAATGCGGTAAGAATTGCGCAAAAATGGGCGGAAATGCAATGATTTTTATCGATGCATGTTTTAGGAAACCCACGCCATACACGCCTATATGGCTTATGCGACAGGCAGGCAGGTATCTAGCTGAATACAAACAAACGCGCGCAAAAGCCGGAGGCTTTTTAGACTTGTGCCAAAATGTATCGCTTGCCACAGAGGTAACGCTCCAACCTATTGAAATCCTTGATGTCGATGCGGCGATACTTTTTAGCGATATTTTGGTTGTGCCTTTGGAAATGGGATTGCCTTTAGAATTTTTAGCAGGTGAAGGACCGCACTTTAGGCGCACAATTAGCACAATGAGTGATGTTGTCACACTTAAAAAAGGCGCGCACAAACATTTAGACTATGTCTATGACGCAGTGAGTTCTATCCGCGCTAAACT from Helicobacter jaachi harbors:
- a CDS encoding aspartate-semialdehyde dehydrogenase translates to MKKYVVGVVGASGAVGEEIFKVLEEKKFPVAKVVPLASERSVGKEIEFNAQTYKIAKTTHNVFADEGIEIAFFSAGGSVSAEFAPSAAKAGAVVIDNTSHFRMDNDVPLVVPEVNAEDIALWRKKGIIANPNCSTIQMVHVLAPLHKEFGIKRVDVSTYQAASGAGKSGMEELVMQMQAFFAFKLDEAETRVFPHRLALNVIPHIDIFMPNDYTKEEMKMVNETNKIMHSNFAVSATCVRVPVLRSHSESISICFEREVNAQEVRKILSQSPSVVLCDKPQEKMYPMPIMVSETDQTYVGRVREDNFDKHILHLWCVADQIRVGAATNAVRIAQKWAEMQ